Below is a window of Pochonia chlamydosporia 170 chromosome 7, whole genome shotgun sequence DNA.
TAACTTCATGTAGCTGAGCATTTTGTCGAGTTTGCCATCTTCAGGGTCTTTGGGGGcggtggatggtgttgaggtgtCGATCGTCGGGATGGGTGGTTCTGATGGGAGTGACTGCGCTTCACTTTGATTTTGGCCCTGTTCCTCGGTGCTCTTCTGATTCTGTGCTTCCGTCTCCTTCTGTGTCTCTGTCTCAACTGGAGCCTCTTCCGCCTGTTTCTGATCCATCTTGTCTGTCTTTGTCGGAGTATCTTCCTTAGCGGTGACCCTCGTCTCATCCACAGACTTGTGCCCCTTCCGCGCTCTCTTCCCCCTCGTAGACGTAGGAGAATCAATGACGCCATACGCATGATCCCCCCACTGATACAAGTCCTCCATCCAATGCGTCACATCCCTCACCGACTTGCGACTCAGCGCCCCGGCACCCAAGAATATCGCTCCATCCTCAGCAGCCGGCTCCTCGCCGCTTCCCAACCAGAGCTGTGCATCCACCCGGTCCCTATGCGTCTTCGCCTCATCCTCTGGTTCCTCGGCGCCAAACTTGGATACAACAAGGTCAACCAGGCCTTCTATCCTGCCGACCAAGCCCTCCAAGACCTCGCGCTCGCCGCTGCCCCTATCCTCCTCACCCACACCTACACCGAGCTCTCCCGACGCGGCAATATTGATACCCCCGAAGATATTGCGCACCGGATTCCCGTGAAGCATTACATTCCACGTGGAGAGAAATAGGTCCCAGTACCGGCTGAGGACGGCAACAAACTTGGTCCGTTTGCTGCGCACGAACAGCGCACTGAGCGATGTGTCGtgatgaaggaggaagatgctATGTGCGCGTAGTAAATCCCGTAACAGAAGGGCAGAGGGCTTTAATTCTCTGCTCGAGTATTCATACTTATCCTCCTGCGGTTCCGTGGACTTGGTGGCCAGGCGCGGCGGAAGAGGCACCTTTGTGAAGTTGATGCTCTACCGGTCTGTCAGTTTAGCTCAGTGAGAAACTCAGTGAGATGGTGCTTACAGCGAGAATCCACCAGCCAGGCTCTAACTCGTGAGTAATGACCCTTGATTTCTCGGTGTCCACAGAATCCAGTGAGGCGCCATCTGCAAATCCTCGACTAAAGTTGATCATGCCCTGCGCGAGACCAATCTGACGGAGACGCTCGTGCCGCTCCTCCTGCGAGATGGCATCCGTGGGTCGTCGCGTGCGTCGTCGCCTCTTGCCCTTGCTCTGCGTGGTGTCGGATGCATAGTAGACGATTTGGTCGTCGATCGTGTCGTCTGTGTTGCCGAGGGAGGGGTTGAATATGGCGAGGAAGCCGAGCTGTGCTGGGACCATGGAGcctgatgctgctgctggtgcggcGGACGTCATGATGAGgggctggtgatggtgaggcaGAGAGGCTTCGAGGACACTTAGGATGGTCTACGCGGATACATGGTTTAGTGAGGCGACTATAAAGAGATGTCTGTCGATGGTCGACATTGTACGACGTTGATGTTGTAGGTGGggtgttggagatgaagggtCGATGTTCGATATGGAGTGCGGCGGTTGAGGCATCTGGATCGTGGAGGGGCAGTTGCGTCATGGTTTGGGATTGTCATGATCGACGCCGCCATGCACAAGTTGTACCAAGAAATGCGATATTTTCTATGTGTGTAGATAGATACAAGTTATTTCTAGCTAATAATGTATAATTAATTACCAATTGCACGCTGTTCTCCCGGAAGTCTAGTGACTCAATCTTAGCGCCACACATCACCAACGACAAACCTCACACATCACACTACATCAAACGTCGAGCCTCTCTTTTCTAAAATCGTCATCCTCCGTCTAGCCAACTTCCTATCCTCCGCCTCTTCCAAACTCTTCGGTGTCATTGACCGTTCAAGTCGCAAATCACCCATGGCCTTCTGTCTCTTTTGATCTTTAACCATGTTATCACGCTCTCGTTTCTGAAACGCCAACCACAAAAAGTACAGGGAAAATGTCAGGACGGTCAAGGGTATAGTTATCGCCCAGTACAGACTCATCTGAGGAGTAGCCTTCACGCCTATGGAACTCGACTTCAAATCCACGGCTGCCCATTCAAAGCAATTTGTAGAGAAGAGGGCCGAAATAAAACTACCCGGGAGGAAGAACATGGTCACAACGGCAAGTGTTTTCATGGAGGCAGCATCGCGGTAGCTAAAGTAGGCGATTTGCTCGGTTGATTGGGAGAGCTCAAGATTGAAGTTGGCGTGATTTTGTTGGATAATGTTGAACAGCTGCAGGGGCTTGTTAGAAGGTTGTCACTTTCACACGGCTTCGGAAGGGCTTGGCAGTCTTACCGCATCACTTTGGACTTGTACTCGCTTAAGAGTGTACTCTATATCCGTGACTTGCATTCCTTGTCTTTCCTGGAGAACCGAGACGTGGTGTTTCAACACGGAATACCCATGCAACTCCTCCTTGATGCCTTCCGGCGCCGGATGTTTGGGAGTAGCATCTCGAAGTTGTTCCTGGAAGCTAGTGATGGATGTATCAAGCGTCTTGTCCATAAAACTGAGCAGTCTTTCCAGCACCTGTGACTTTCTCGACGTGCTCGCCAGCTTAGACGCACTCCCActcgtcttggccagcaacTCCTCCAGCTCACCCTCGGAGCGCACCTCGCCATGCCGGCTCGCAAAGTTATGATAGCCAGTGCGCTTCTCCACGCGCCGAATATCATTCTTGATGGTCAGGGTGGTAACGTCAATCTGCACCCCAATCACAAGAGCCAATAAAAGCGAAGGGAACACAGGGTTGCGGTAGATGTCAAGCGTCCAATTTCCGAGAAGCGCCTTTTGCAGCGCgctcttctcttcttcctggaCAAAGCATATGGCCTGTGTGAGCTTCCGGCCCGGCTTGCCATCTTTTGGCTGTCTCTGTGCCCAGACGGTTGCTATTTTCGGCGGGtagcagaagcaaaaggGTTGTATTTGTGCGTCCTCGCGGTAAGCTCTGACGGGAAAGGTTGTGGCACCGGCGACGCAACTGCGCGCATAACTGTAGGCGAGGTCCAGCCCAAAGGTATTGATGATGGACTTGGCAGTTCGTTCTGATTGCTTGATAATCTTATCCTGGAGATCGACGTCAATCCAAACCAGTCGCACGATTAGGGTTTGCGCATGGTCCCCGGAGCCTGATGTCTCTTCTTTGATCCAGCCATCCACATTAATCGGGTCGATTTTCTTGGTCACCGTGGTCACCTTGCCGGTCGTGTCGTTCAACCAGAGTTCAGTGGCTTGAAAGGAGGTTTCTGTCCCATAGCCTCGTCCCCAGTAGTCCAGGGTGCTCAGGTTGCGGAAGACGTCTTCCATGGTGACACAGCAGTGCTGCAGGAAGGGGAAGTCCAAATAATACGGCTGCGGGAGGGAGGCGCAGCGCAGTTGCTGCTCAAAGCGTCAAAGAATTGGTGAAACTACAGCTCGAgtagatgtctggtttggtcgACGCGGAAAgatggccagccaagcacGGCCGAGAGGTTGCAACCCCCGGAGGGATCAGCAGCTTAAAATATCTCTGGTGAGAAACATGAAGGTTAGGCTAAGGTGCAGGACTCGGTAGGCAGGTCGTAGGCAGCTCGCAGGCGGCGCCTACATGTTGCAGGGTTGCAACCAATATTGTCGAGTTTGGTCGGAATGATCGTCAGCTGAGGGCGGCTGAGTTCAAAAGGCGCCAGTTGGGGAAACGGGAAGAGCCGCACTTGACATtgcccatgtctggtccatccatcctgGGGATGAAGTGCGGGGCTTTGAAGCTACTAGCCTGATATTATGAATCAATAGAAAGTCAATTCAATTCAGCCAGCGAGTtggagatgtctggttgtggtggcagTTTGGCTGGTCTGTTGCGTCTCTGACGGGGCTGAaggttcaaatgttgggaATCGGAAATCAGGAACTTGGAACTTTGGGGCTGGCAAGAGAACCATCGGGCGCCAccacaccagttgaccctgCAGAGTGCAGACACGATTCCGCTCAAAAAGGCAGGGTGATACGAAGCCTGTGATGTCTCTGTGTGGTCAGCCTGGTGTCTGACAACGTCGGCAGTTGGTTCAAATGAGGCTTCGACTGCTTGAGGAGTCAAGTCCTGTCAAGTCCTgtcaacatcacagccaCCACCCATCCGTTTATCAACTTCACCTTTGCGCGACCGAGGTTAACCTCAATTCTCTTTTCCACAAAAGCCCAGAATACAAAAGTACACAATTTACACTAAGAAAAGTGTACAATACTAGGACTTTGTGGCTGAGCATTGTACACTTCCATGGTCGCCGAATTGGTGGTGAACTGGCGATGCCTTCATAAACACAAGGCTGCAGTGACGCAACAGCAGGCcaggcagcaacagccaatCACATTGACTGTGGCGTCGTGCCCTGCTTTCATTAGAAATAAAGTCTCCAAATAGAACCTGAATAATCGCACATCACCACTCACAGACAGAGGAGTAAGCAGGCTGGTGACTGAGAGCACGACCACTCTGTCTCACCTCGGCCCGTTTGTTGTAGCAAAAGGCACCCGACTGCAGACGACCAGCCAACGGAATATTCCCGTCATGTCGTGTGCACGTCACACTCATGGTGAGAAGGCTTTCGTGGCAACTCGAAATGAGAAAGAGTACAGCCAACACCTTCGGACTTGAAGTTGTGTTACCCAACGGTGTGAAAGATATTGGCAACTTGCAGTACATGAGGCTCTGTTACTGTAATTGAGGGTCTTTGGTGCGGGGGAGATGAGAAGGCAAGATTGTACCTAGAGTCCAGAGTATTAAGGCTTATAAATAGACAAGAATTACATCGAGAGTTCATGCGGCAGCAGGGACGGAGCTTATGGCTCAACATTTGGCAATTGCCCTTGACGAAATTGGCCCAGAGGAGTTGCTTCATCTGCGACCTGGTTTTCTGACCAGATACCTGATTTAGTTCAACTGCATTTCACTGCCAGGATTCACTTGCCAAGATGTCTTGTCAGTTATCTCCTCGCGCTCGCTGCTTCACAGCTAACAAGGAATGTTTCAATAGTCGACCATTTTCAAACCCAACGGGAGGCAATTGCCCTGTCAACAAGAATTGAGCTGTCAAGTGTCGCTAGAGATTTGATTGATAAGCGAATCAGGCCGGCTCTGGCTTTTGGCTCGGGTCGGAAAGAGGCTCAAGGTGATGAGGAGAATCAACAAGGACAACCCGAGGCCAGCGTCGAGACAAGTCTGTTAGGAACGTCTATGTCCGGTCGAGAAACCGTCCAGTCTATTTCCCCGGACGATCGCgaacaggaagaaaagaCTGGAGTCGAAGTTACTGAACACTCCCTTGACAGTACCGAGGAGACCAGTAGCAATCCGAAATCCAACGTTATAAAACAGAAAAAGACCCAGGTCTTCAGGTATTTCTGGAAGATAGTGCCTTCCAAACCTTTCACAGTCCAAGGCCAACTTAGGTTCATCCTCCAAACACATTTGCATATTAATATATTTCTATTTTTATGCCCCGTGGCAATCGTTATACACTACACTAAAGGCCCGTCCGTCGCAAGCTTTGTGCTTAATTTTCTGAGCACTATCCCTGCCAACTTTCTCGgaaacttggccatgacgGAAATTGGGTTGCGAACTCCGACGCTGCTGGCAGATTGGATGTCTATATCAGTCGGGTAAGTGCTAGTCCAAAGGCAATACGGAATTCAGACTAACTCATTAGTAACCTAATTCAATTCATATCCTGCATTATGTTGCTTCGGAAACATGAGTACACAGTCTTACAGACATCCATTACTGGCGGAATACTGGCGAACATCTTGTTTTTACTAGGGGTCAGTATTATTGCAGGTTGTTGCCGTCACTATCAAAATCTCAACCGAACTGCAGCACACCTGGCTAGCAGTTTGCTATTTCTTTCTGCAACCAGTCTGCTTATTCCCACTGCGGCAAAACTATTACAACAATCGAAGGGAAGAGACCTCCTCAGACAGTCTAGAGGAGTATCTATCGTCCTAATCGTAGTTTATTTGTGCTTCGTGATTTGTGAGCAGTGGACAAGTTACGGAGCATTCGACGAGGGATCAGACGGGGAATCAGACGGGGAATCAGACGGGGAATCAGACGGGGAATCAGACGGGGAATCAGACGGGGAAGGAAAACCCCCAGCTGTTCGTCCTGTCAGTCATAACAAAAAAATCAAACAAGAGGCACCACCTGAATCaaagaaacaagacaacTCAAAAAATCAAGACATTgatcctcatcttcatcctaTTACTGCAATCTTGCTCCTCGCATCTGGCACGGCACTCCTATACTTCAACATCGAATATGCAGTAGAAAGCCTAGAAACGGTTAACAAATCACTCAACCTGACAAAAGCATTTATAGGTCTCATTATCTTCCCGTTGGCAAATTGCGACTACGCCCCTTTCATGTTAGCATACAAGGGCCACTTGAGCCAGACAGTGACGCAAACGGTTGGAAAGAGCATCCAAACTGCATTATTCGTGATGCCTTGCATTGTTGTTATCGCTTGGATATGGCAATTAAGCGAGGTGACCTTGGTCTTTGACGGGTTCGAGGTTGTGAGCCTCTTCGTCGCAGTGCTTCTACTAAATGTGCTGATGATAGATGGAAGATTTCATTGGTAAGAATTTGGCACCTTGAAAAAGCAGGGCTTCGGGCTAACAGCTTTAGGATACATGGAATTCTTCTCTTGGCAGATTGGTGTCTCATCGCGATTGCGGCTTACTTCGCTACAAAGGACGACGTAGCGGCTCCTTGAGAGGGGCGTTTTTTGAAGAAGTTTTGCTGCCTGGGGTTTGGAAATGAAGTGCCTTCAAATACGATTTTGCTCATCTCATCCTGCTATCGAGGCAGTTATATTTGTGGTGGCGATGGACTGGAAACGCGTCATATCAAAGTTGATAATAATACATGCGATTTGAGATCTCTGTGCTTAGTACACAAAACAATCTCTTTAAGCATTGTTTTATTACCTTGCTTACGGGTTTAAACAGAGTTTACTTTCGTGGTTATAGCGAAACCCCCATCAAAATCACAACCAGTAGAGAAATTGACCGCCAATGCCTAGCTAAGCTAAGAAACCCAATACCATACCAACTTACCCTGGCCGTGCTGATCAAGATTTCGCGCCACGCAATTCGAAGTTACAAAAGTGAAATCGTGCAATAAATCTGAGTAGCACTTACAATGAATTTGCGTAGAAGAATTGTTGGGTAAGCTGCTGCTCCTACAAGCCAGTTTAACACGGCAAGGTCCTTTACTCGACCTGCGAGTCATTGAAGCAAAACCTACCGTATCCAACACTCATATGCGAGCGAAACTTGGGGTCATCATCAATCAAAACTTGCTACGTTTAATTCTTTGCTTTTATCCAAACAAGAAGTCAATCATTGTGAAGCAAAAGCATGAGAAATGTGTGCATTGTAATGGAGCCGCTCATTGTGCGAGCGGAGGTTGCGATGCATCCCCCGCCGCCCAAGCACCTATTCATAGGCCCGACTATCTTGTTCTACGCACCATTCCTACAAAGGGACAATGACATACAGCGTAGCCCATACAAGTCGTCGAGTTGGTAGTGCATACCAGCCAGTGgtggccgccgccaaggtaAGACATTCCCTGGCGCCGAAGCATTCCAACTCCCAGCCCACACGACTCTCGGGCTGTCGGAGAGCCACACAAATGAACCAAAATATGCCAATTAAAGTAAAAATATCCTTGTGGCTGAGTTAAATCAGGGGGCTGTCACAAACAATCCGCGACGTTGTGGTTCTTTTAGGTCCAAAGTCTGTGAGACAGGGTTGCTGAACTCCTGATCGAGGCGAACTTCATGGGACCTGATCCGCtatcatcctcctcatggAATGACGAGTTCCCTTGTATAGCTGTAATGACTTTTTGATTTGTGGAAAAGACGAGGCTGAAATAAAGGATATAACTAGACATTGCCAAGTCTTTACATGTGCCAGTTCAAACATCCCATTCTTGACTAACAACTCCCGTCTTGAACGTTGTATACCCAACTCCTCAAAGTCGAATCTCACTCACAATGAAGACACTCTCACAGACCGTTTTCTCGGTCCTCTCCCTATCATCCCTCACAACCGCACACATGCAAATGGTCGATCCGCCCCCTTTGCTCTCCCAATACAACAAATACACCAGCAGCGCAGACTATGACATGACATCGCCCCTCAACGCCGACGGCAGCAACTATCCCTGCAAAGGACACCTCGATGTCCTCGGCACATCTCAAGCTCAACCCGTTGCAGAATGGACACCCGGCCAGTCCTACAGCATGAAAATATCCGGAGGCGCGCCACACAACGGGGGTAGTTGTCAAGCGTCCCTGTCTTTTGACAACGGCAAGTCATGGAAAGTTATTCACTCGTATATTGGAAACTGTCCTGTGATGGGCGACTCCAAGTATGAGTTTACGCTGCCGTCTGATACACCTGCTGGTGATGTACTCTTCGCATGGAGCTGGTTCAACCAACTTGGAAATCGGGAGATGTACATGAACTGTGCAGCTATCACGGTGAAAGACAGTGAAGGTAAGAAGAAGAGGGGTAGTACGCACTCGATAAAGAGTCGGCCGGAGATGTTTGTTGCGAATGTCGGTAATGGGTGTGGGACTGTGGAAGGGAAGGATTTGATGTTTCCGGAGCCGGGGCCGGATGTTGATATGGATTCGAAGAATACGGCGCCGCCGACGGGGAAGTGTGGCTCTGTTCCGGACTCTGGTGATTCTTCGGATTCATCAGACACTACGGAttcttcaagttcttcaGATGCTTCAGAGAGTACGGAGTCTACAGATTCTTCAGGTTCTGCAGAATCTTCAGACTCTTCAGACTCTGCGGATACATCAGCTACTACTTCACCACCAGGCTCGTCGAGCAACTCCTCAGATACGACAAGTTCACCAGAATCAGCAAAAGGGAAAGCATCAGGAGCCAAACCAGGCATTCTCAAATCCAAGCCTGAGCCTCCTACCATGGCCAATGACACCGCAAACTCCACCATGACATGGCACGGTATGCAACAGCGGCCTACCGAGGCTGCTGTTTCGTCAAAGGGATCGTCTGCCCCAGCGAGCCCAATGAGATCTTGGTCGCCGGAAGGCAAAGGTGGAAAATGTCAGCCTGGGTCGTATGCTTGTGAGTCTAAGCCGGAAGGCTGGAAAGCTTGTGATGCGTCAGGACAGTGGGTGGTAAGTTTATAATATCGTATCTGTTGTTTCAAGTACTGACTGTTTTAATCAGCATGCCGGAAATTGTGCCCCTGGACAGGTATGCAAGTTTAACAAGGCCAACGGCAGTCCTTATTGCGTACAGCCGGGGTTTCAATTCCCTTAAGTTTCTCTGGGATAGGCGTTAACTGTAGCAGAGGTGAGTACACGACTTGGAGTTTGGGATGTTTCGGCGTTTTACCATGATTCTTGTGTATAGTTAGCGTAATGCTGTTAATGCTCTTAATGATAATGATTCATGGTTTATTGTGCTTTAAACATCTACTCATTTCGCAAAATTACCATATGTCA
It encodes the following:
- a CDS encoding vacuolar fusion protein CCZ1 (similar to Marssonina brunnea f. sp. 'multigermtubi' MB_m1 XP_007292946.1), producing MTSAAPAAASGSMVPAQLGFLAIFNPSLGNTDDTIDDQIVYYASDTTQSKGKRRRRTRRPTDAISQEERHERLRQIGLAQGMINFSRGFADGASLDSVDTEKSRVITHELEPGWWILASINFTKVPLPPRLATKSTEPQEDKYEYSSRELKPSALLLRDLLRAHSIFLLHHDTSLSALFVRSKRTKFVAVLSRYWDLFLSTWNVMLHGNPVRNIFGGINIAASGELGVGVGEEDRGSGEREVLEGLVGRIEGLVDLVVSKFGAEEPEDEAKTHRDRVDAQLWLGSGEEPAAEDGAIFLGAGALSRKSVRDVTHWMEDLYQWGDHAYGVIDSPTSTRGKRARKGHKSVDETRVTAKEDTPTKTDKMDQKQAEEAPVETETQKETEAQNQKSTEEQGQNQSEAQSLPSEPPIPTIDTSTPSTAPKDPEDGKLDKMLSYMKLGYGSYWTLPGTNTTTPTTQSGTHTPSDAVSKPQPKDTTPAAASRPKLLARSSSEPHGHYLIGLKGSISEPPSDSDSSTSSTHNSRTLLRTINIELDSKLSTQPSTTIIKDFAHPASPLTQSQVAGNFLPGYTTHDLNKSEKLRVVVYVNRPFIFTFLFKLHTDSLAWDALYRSLHYQLAPLKKPLLSSTKYRPEQDARTIYNLVWDPNHLSIHSTIPNIPESSTSDTWSRADAVNTHLHLLNIHTATRSKTDVERTHKTNRGWWIVWTRLLERAAHDMSEHPPSPGSDSSHEHDKQEDKMVVSKEIFLIRRASDHAGLRSLSTGDGGGADVASKLVQGIGVDTRRYVEELLSFL
- a CDS encoding calcium/proton exchanger (similar to Metarhizium acridum CQMa 102 XP_007808912.1); this encodes MLLRKHEYTVLQTSITGGILANILFLLGVSIIAGCCRHYQNLNRTAAHLASSLLFLSATSLLIPTAAKLLQQSKGRDLLRQSRGVSIVLIVVYLCFVICEQWTSYGAFDEGSDGESDGESDGESDGESDGESDGEGKPPAVRPVSHNKKIKQEAPPESKKQDNSKNQDIDPHLHPITAILLLASGTALLYFNIEYAVESLETVNKSLNLTKAFIGLIIFPLANCDYAPFMLAYKGHLSQTVTQTVGKSIQTALFVMPCIVVIAWIWQLSEVTLVFDGFEVVSLFVAVLLLNVLMIDGRFHW
- a CDS encoding RNA polymerase Rpb1 repeat domain-containing protein (similar to Metarhizium acridum CQMa 102 XP_007812000.1); the protein is MKTLSQTVFSVLSLSSLTTAHMQMVDPPPLLSQYNKYTSSADYDMTSPLNADGSNYPCKGHLDVLGTSQAQPVAEWTPGQSYSMKISGGAPHNGGSCQASLSFDNGKSWKVIHSYIGNCPVMGDSKYEFTLPSDTPAGDVLFAWSWFNQLGNREMYMNCAAITVKDSEGKKKRGSTHSIKSRPEMFVANVGNGCGTVEGKDLMFPEPGPDVDMDSKNTAPPTGKCGSVPDSGDSSDSSDTTDSSSSSDASESTESTDSSGSAESSDSSDSADTSATTSPPGSSSNSSDTTSSPESAKGKASGAKPGILKSKPEPPTMANDTANSTMTWHGMQQRPTEAAVSSKGSSAPASPMRSWSPEGKGGKCQPGSYACESKPEGWKACDASGQWVHAGNCAPGQVCKFNKANGSPYCVQPGFQFP